A genome region from Rickettsiales endosymbiont of Stachyamoeba lipophora includes the following:
- the thrS gene encoding threonine--tRNA ligase: MVNITLPDGQIKNFDQDQITGFDIAESISKSLTKLALALKIDGQPKDLNTVITQDSKVEIITPTSPDGLEIIRHDAAHLLAQAIKDLYPDAQITIGPVIENGFYYDVARDEPFTPDDLVKLEKRMKQISEENIPIQREEWDRDEAIKFFESIGELYKAEIIRDIPKGEIISLYRQGQFIDLCRGPHAPSTGKIKYFKLMKLAGAYWRGDSKNPMLQRIYGTAWGSEAELKDYLHMLEEAEKRDHRKLGRELNLFHIQEEAQGMIFWHHKGWTIYRLLENYIRDKIAQNGYIEVKTPVLVDRSLWEKSGHWEKFREDMFTSETKEDVLAIKPMNCPCHVQIFNQGIKSYRDLPLRMAEFGMCHRNEPSGSLHGLMRVRGFVQDDAHIFCTEDQITEETVKFCNLLQEVYHDLGFTNISVKFSDRPETRVGSDETWDRAEKALKDAVNTTGFEYSLNPGEGAFYGPKLEFVLKDAIGRHWQCGTLQVDFVMPERLGATYIGEDGQKHRPVMVHRAILGSLERFVGILIEEYSGKLPLWLAPVQIAVLNITNDADVYATQISEKLISLGLRVELDLDNEKINYKIRKHSLAKVPVMVIVGKKEVEENQLSVRLSLDKPQENMSFDEFVEMIKTHKLINLKTIN; encoded by the coding sequence ATGGTTAATATTACTCTGCCAGATGGCCAGATTAAAAATTTTGATCAAGACCAAATAACCGGTTTTGATATTGCTGAAAGCATTAGTAAAAGTTTAACTAAGCTGGCTTTAGCTCTTAAAATTGATGGCCAGCCAAAAGACTTAAATACTGTTATTACGCAAGATTCAAAAGTTGAGATTATTACCCCGACCAGTCCTGACGGCCTTGAAATTATAAGGCATGATGCAGCGCACTTGCTAGCCCAAGCAATTAAAGATTTATATCCAGATGCTCAAATTACTATTGGCCCTGTAATTGAAAACGGCTTTTATTATGATGTGGCGCGTGATGAACCTTTTACGCCTGATGATTTGGTTAAGCTTGAAAAAAGAATGAAACAGATCAGTGAAGAAAATATTCCTATTCAGCGTGAGGAATGGGATCGCGATGAAGCAATTAAATTTTTTGAGTCAATTGGCGAGCTGTATAAGGCAGAAATTATACGTGATATTCCAAAAGGTGAAATAATCAGTTTGTATAGGCAAGGTCAATTTATTGATTTATGTCGTGGTCCGCATGCGCCTAGTACCGGTAAGATTAAATATTTTAAATTAATGAAGTTGGCTGGAGCTTATTGGCGTGGCGATAGCAAAAACCCAATGTTACAAAGAATTTATGGTACTGCGTGGGGGTCGGAAGCCGAGCTTAAAGATTATCTCCATATGTTAGAAGAGGCTGAAAAAAGAGATCATAGAAAATTAGGGCGTGAACTTAATTTGTTTCATATTCAGGAAGAAGCACAGGGAATGATTTTCTGGCATCATAAAGGTTGGACCATTTACCGTCTGCTAGAAAATTATATTCGCGATAAAATTGCTCAAAATGGTTATATAGAAGTTAAAACTCCTGTACTAGTTGATCGGAGTTTGTGGGAAAAATCGGGGCACTGGGAAAAATTCCGTGAGGATATGTTTACTTCCGAAACTAAAGAAGATGTGTTAGCTATTAAGCCAATGAACTGCCCTTGTCATGTGCAAATTTTTAATCAAGGGATTAAAAGCTATCGTGACCTACCACTTAGAATGGCTGAATTCGGGATGTGCCATCGGAATGAACCTTCAGGCTCATTACATGGATTAATGAGAGTAAGAGGTTTTGTGCAAGATGATGCGCATATTTTCTGCACCGAAGATCAAATTACTGAAGAAACTGTGAAATTCTGTAATTTATTACAAGAAGTTTATCATGATTTAGGTTTTACTAATATCTCAGTCAAATTCTCTGACCGCCCTGAAACAAGAGTAGGAAGTGATGAGACATGGGACAGGGCAGAAAAAGCCTTAAAAGATGCAGTGAATACTACAGGGTTTGAATATAGTTTAAATCCGGGTGAAGGAGCGTTTTATGGCCCTAAACTTGAATTTGTATTGAAAGATGCAATAGGTCGTCATTGGCAATGCGGTACATTGCAAGTTGACTTTGTGATGCCAGAAAGGCTTGGCGCCACGTATATTGGTGAAGACGGGCAAAAACATCGTCCGGTAATGGTGCATCGTGCCATTTTAGGTTCATTAGAAAGATTTGTTGGTATTTTAATTGAGGAGTATTCAGGAAAGCTACCATTGTGGCTTGCTCCAGTACAAATCGCAGTACTTAATATTACAAATGATGCTGATGTTTATGCCACACAAATTAGCGAAAAATTAATAAGTTTAGGCTTAAGAGTAGAATTAGATCTAGATAATGAAAAAATTAACTATAAAATCAGAAAGCATTCACTAGCAAAAGTGCCTGTGATGGTGATTGTCGGTAAAAAAGAAGTTGAAGAAAATCAACTTTCTGTCAGACTTTCATTAGATAAGCCACAAGAAAACATGAGTTTTGATGAATTTGTTGAAATGATAAAAACTCATAAACTGATAAATTTAAAAACTATTAATTAG
- the infC gene encoding translation initiation factor IF-3: MTKSKNNLPRANREINVKEVRLVGAEGQMLGVVPLREALNLAEQAGLDLVEVSPNAEPPVCKIIDFGKYKYELQKKAHEAKKKQTKVEIKEIKLRPNIGQGDLDIKTKAIIKFLNEGNKVKVSLRFRGREITHQELGRNVFEKIKESIQEVGKIELDPKMEGMQLVMILTPAKTLLL, translated from the coding sequence ATAACAAAAAGTAAGAATAATCTTCCCAGAGCTAATAGGGAAATTAACGTGAAAGAGGTGAGGCTCGTTGGCGCTGAAGGGCAAATGTTAGGAGTCGTACCATTGAGAGAAGCATTAAATCTAGCTGAACAAGCAGGTCTTGATTTGGTAGAAGTTTCACCTAATGCAGAACCCCCGGTTTGTAAAATAATTGATTTTGGTAAATATAAATATGAGCTACAAAAAAAAGCTCATGAAGCCAAGAAAAAACAAACTAAAGTTGAAATAAAAGAAATTAAGCTTCGTCCTAATATTGGGCAGGGTGACTTAGATATTAAGACTAAGGCAATTATTAAATTCTTAAATGAAGGTAATAAAGTAAAAGTATCGTTACGTTTTAGAGGACGTGAAATTACTCACCAAGAATTAGGCCGTAATGTATTTGAAAAAATTAAAGAATCAATCCAGGAAGTAGGAAAAATAGAACTTGATCCTAAAATGGAAGGAATGCAGCTTGTAATGATCCTTACGCCTGCCAAAACGCTATTATTATAA
- a CDS encoding ankyrin repeat domain-containing protein gives MSNPTILDLDQDLDGIYNELSDIITDLSAPDNRVGEVEKLLINMTAHISHYPDDQKRQTLKSFFEPVRVNPSIRHALLFLAIEQNKLGVASLLIQYGANVDIEDEDGTPLLYTMIRQNNILGIELLSQYKADINHIINHNIEEMIFIGLTPILFAAINKHWNAFINLANLGARLDNDITINQIKSKAWQLAEEELTKSQEEGFINDNMRQKIETIINNAKTVATQAASISTQASNPTNITPTILVPNSSTQINNTTNTIQTTPAPNSKLSYYAKNTCIALASLVLGVAAIYVLGRFFAPKATAQITHNIANACAKILPGFNSKSLNQAKDFSHVGNIFNSKSVTIAR, from the coding sequence ATGTCTAACCCAACAATTTTAGATTTAGACCAAGACTTAGACGGTATTTATAATGAACTTTCCGATATTATAACAGATTTATCTGCTCCTGATAATCGTGTGGGCGAAGTTGAAAAACTACTAATAAACATGACCGCTCACATAAGCCACTATCCGGATGACCAGAAACGGCAAACCTTAAAATCATTCTTTGAGCCTGTTAGAGTTAACCCCAGTATTAGGCATGCTCTTTTATTCTTGGCTATTGAACAGAACAAATTAGGGGTAGCTAGTTTACTCATCCAATATGGAGCTAATGTAGATATCGAAGATGAAGACGGCACTCCATTACTCTACACTATGATAAGACAAAATAATATCCTGGGCATTGAACTTTTATCTCAGTACAAAGCAGATATTAACCACATAATTAACCATAATATTGAAGAAATGATATTTATTGGTCTTACACCAATTTTATTTGCTGCAATAAACAAACATTGGAATGCTTTTATTAATTTAGCTAACCTTGGTGCCCGCTTAGATAATGACATAACCATTAACCAAATAAAGAGTAAAGCTTGGCAGCTTGCAGAAGAAGAATTAACCAAAAGTCAAGAAGAAGGCTTTATTAATGATAATATGCGCCAGAAGATCGAAACAATTATTAACAATGCTAAAACTGTAGCAACCCAAGCAGCAAGCATCTCCACCCAAGCGAGTAACCCTACCAATATTACTCCGACTATACTTGTTCCAAATAGTTCTACACAAATAAATAATACTACAAATACTATACAAACCACACCAGCGCCGAATTCTAAATTGTCCTACTATGCTAAAAACACTTGTATAGCACTTGCTAGCCTTGTGTTAGGGGTAGCTGCCATTTATGTGCTGGGTAGGTTTTTTGCACCAAAGGCTACTGCTCAAATAACTCACAATATCGCCAATGCATGCGCTAAAATTTTACCAGGATTTAACTCAAAGAGTTTAAACCAAGCAAAAGACTTTTCTCATGTCGGTAACATTTTCAATAGCAAATCAGTAACAATTGCTAGATAA